Below is a window of Haloglycomyces albus DSM 45210 DNA.
GAATCGATTCCGTCGCACAACGGATCAGGGCCATCGCAATGCGGCCTTGAGAAATATAATTTCGATGTATAAGTACACGGATGGGACGGTATCCCATGACTCTCTTCGACGGCCAGTTTGACGACGAACGCAACGCAATCGACTCCGCGCTCCGAAAAAATCTCGCGGCTCTGCCCGAGAAAGTGCGAGACGTCGCCACTTACCATTTCGGATGGACCGACCAAGACGGTACTCCCGTCGAAGGACGGCAAGGTAAACGCCTCAGACCGCTCCTCACACTGTTGATCGGCCGAGGTCTGGGGGCCGATTCCGAACAAGTGCTGCCGGCAGCGGTGGCGGTGGAGTTGATTCACAATTTTTCGCTGCTACACGACGATGTGATCGATGAGGACGAATACCGGCGGGCGCGCCGGACCGCCTGGGCCGCTTTCGGGCGTCCCGCGGCCATTCTGGTCGGGGATTCGCTCCATGCCCTGGCCTTCGAGGTACTGGGGGGAATGGAGGTCGATCGCCTACCCACGGCCACGGCGCTTCTGGGAAACACCGTCAATCGCCTGATCCGCGGGCAGATGAGCGACGTTCATTTTGAGCGTCGCTCGCGGGTCGAGCTCAACGAATGCACCGTGATGGCCACCGACAAAACCGCGTCTCTTCTGGAAACGGCGACCTTGCTGGGGGCGTTGAGCGCGAGTGACGACCATGAGGTCGGGCAGCGTGCCGGAGCCTTCGGGTATCATCTAGGCCTGTTGTTCCAGCACGTCGACGACCTGTTGGGAATTTGGGGTGACCCCGCTAAAACCGGTAAATCCACCTATTCCGACCTGGCCAATCGCAAGAAATCCCTGCCCATTGTGGCGGCGCTGGAATCGTCGCGGGCCGAAGCGACTCTCCTTCGGGACTATTACTACCGAGATACGGCTACCGACGACGCGTCGCTGGCGGACATGGCTCGGCTGGTGGAGGAGTGCGGCGGCCGGGACGCGAGTCGCGAATCGGCTCGCGTCCACCACCGCGCGGCATGCGACGCCCTGGAAGACCTGCCGCTGGAAGAAACCATCAAGGCGCAATTGCACACCGTAGCCACCGACCTGATCAATCGGGAGTCCTAAATGGTTCAACCACGTACCCTCCTCTTGGCCTCCCCACGGTCATTCTGTGCCGGAGTCGAGCGTGCCATCGCTATCGTCGAGCGGCTCTTGGAACAGCACGGCCCACCGATATACGTCTACAACCACATCGTGCACAACCTTCACATTGTGGAAGATTTGTCGCAGCGGGGAGTGGTATTCGTACACGATTTGACCGAGGTTCCTTCGGACGCCCGCCTGGTGTTCTCCGCTCATGGGGTGGCACCTGCATTGCACGAGGAGGCCAAGGAACGCCGTCTCGACACCGTCGATGCCACCTGTCCTCTGGTGTCGAAGGTGCATGCCGGAGTGCATCGTGCGCTTAAAGACGGACGCCACGTCATTCTCATTGGGCACCAAGGGCATGACGAATCAAACGGTGTCGTCGGGATCGATCCCGAACACATTACTCTGGTCGAGACAGTAGCTGATGTCAGACGACTCGACGTCCCCGACCGCCCGTTGGCCTATGCCTGTCAGACCACGCTGTCGCAGACGGAGTCAGCCGACATCATTGCGGAGCTGGAAGCACGCTTCCCACATATCGTTCCGCCCTCGGGCGACGATATCTGTTATGCGACCACCAATCGACAGAATGCACTGGACGCGGTCGTCGACGAGGCGGACGTGGCGTTGATCCTCGGGTCGCGGTATTCCTCGAACACGACCCGACTGTGGGAACTGGCCGCCCGCAACAACACTCCGGCGCACCTGATCGCCGATTCCTCGGACATCCGCGACGAATGGCTGGACGAGGGGGCGACGGTGGCGATCACGGCCGGAGCTTCGTCCCCGCCTACGCTCGTAGACGAGGTGGTGGAACACTTGAGTGAATTGGGTCCGGTCCAAGTGGAGGAACGGGTTCACGCGCGAGAGAACGTGCAGTTTCAGCTGCCTCTGAAAGTGCGTTCATAGAGAGAGGACGGTGGGCACGATGACCTCTCGATTGGCATCGGCGGTACGAGCGATCGGTCGAACGTCGATAGGGCGGGCCGTGACCACTTTCTTTTCGCGGAACCGGACCGATAATGCCGCGGGGTTGACCTACTATTCGGTACTTTCGCTGTTCCCGGCTCTTATAGTGGGAGTATCGGTCATCGGTATGCTCGACCCCGGTGCCACCGGACGTTTCCTGGCGAATTTCAATGACGTGCTCCCCGAATCGGTACTGTCCCTCCTGGATAAGGTCGTGGGAAATCTGCAATCGAACCGCCAGGCCGCAGGTGCGGTGGCATTGCTGGGTACGTTGACGTCGTTGTGGGCGGCGGGCAATTACATCGCGGCCTTCGGTCGAGCCGGAGATTTGGTGACCGGTACCGATACGGGTCGCGCCTGGTGGAAGACGCTTCTTGTCCGCCTCGGATTGACCGCAGGGTGCGGACTTCTGGCGATCGTGGGCGTCATCACGGTCACGTCGGGTAGTTCCGTCGCCTCCACTGTCGGGGGACTGTGGGGGCAGCCCGATGCGACCGCAGCTCTGTGGGGTTGGTTGCGTTGGCTGGTTCTCGCGGCGGTCATCATTACCATTACCGTTGTGCTGTATCGATACGCTCCGAGTCGGAACCTTGCGGCGCGGGAACTGATTCCCGGAGCCTTGCTCGGTATGGTGCTGGCGGTCGCCGCCTCGGCGGCCTTCGGAATGTATGTGTCCTCGGTCGCCGATTACGATGCCACGTACGGTTCGCTGGCCGGCGTCATCATATTTCTCGTCTGGCTCTGGTTGCTCAATACGGTTTTGCTCTTGGGCTTTCAATACGGTGTCACCCGCGGCGAATCCGCTCCTGCGAACGGCGGCGCTGAAGAGGAAGGCTAATTCGGTTCCCACGAACATGCGACGAAGGCGTTCGGTGGCAGTGGGTATGATTTGCGATCCAGTGAGAATGCCCAGCATCACCGCTACGAGAACGGCCAGGGCCGAGCGTGCCGAGTCGGTCGGCTCCACTTCGGCGAAGAGGGCCGTAGCGGCGATGACCACCTCGGTTCCCGGGCCGATAAGCCAGAACACCACCATAAAAGCGATTTGGGCCGGTGGGCCGCGCCAACGACGGTGGACATAGTAGGTCAGGGGAACGATGATGAATCCTCCGACGAACGCGGCCACGACGACGTTGGACAACAGGTCGGTCAGGCTGACCACGCCATAGGCCACCACGAAAACGGCGAGTAGACCGAGGGCCGTGCCCCGAGGTGCGGAGGCGTATAGATACGATCCGCCGGCCATGACTACGAGCCCGACCCAGCCCAACCACGAACCGGGCACCCATCCGATCGGATCGTGGTCGAGGTGGAGCGAGGCGGCGACGCCTCCGGCGATGCCGAAGGTCAACAGCAACAGCGTGGCGCCCGCCAGGAGGAGCCGGGAGGCCCCCGATACCGTCGCACCGGAGGACAGCTCCATCAGACCGACGGTCAGCGCTGTACCCGGTAGCAGGACCACCAGGGCCGCGAATGTGACCTTGTCGGGCTCGCCACCGGTCATGACGTCGGGAACCGAGTACGCGATGAAGGCCACCGTCGCGGCACAGGCGATCGGAAGCAGCATGCCTAGGAGACGAATCCGTGAGGCGGCGAGTTGCAGGCCGGTGGTCAGACCGCCCAGTACCGCTAGAAGCGGCAGTGCGGTGACGGCGGGGCTACGTGTCATTCCCAGTCCCAGCGCGAGAAGTGCGCCGCCGAGAATGGCGACCCACGCGGGGAAACGGGGACGCTGGGTGAGCAGACTGGAGAGCTCTTCGGTGGCGGCGGCCGGATCGCGTGGCCGCTCTTCCAGTCGATCGACGAAGGTGGTGACCTTACCGATCTGGTCGACACGCAAGTGAGTACCACCCGTGATGGCAAAGTCGATTGTTGTGGAGTCGTCGGTATGACGGATGAATATCGAGGTGGGGAAGGCTACGAAGCGAACTCGGAGAAGCCCGTAGGCGTGGGCGATGCGTTGAAGTTGAGCCGTCACCCGATTGGTGGGGGCACCGGCCGCCAACAATGCGGCTCCGATGTGACGCAGCAGCCGAATGACCTCGGGATTCACCGCCCACCTCCCCACGCGAACGAGAACAGGTCTTTCCTTAGATTACTCCCGCAAATGGCGGACATCTCAGGTTCCCGTGGCCGGATACCAGCGTGTGACGGCACCGGTCTGACGCACAGTTGATTACTGTGATCGGCTCGTCACCGTGGAATTGGAGAATATATCGTAAAAGCCAAGGTGGAGCGGTCTTCTTCTATAAAATGTCGAACATCAGACTCAATGTGTCGGGTGATTGTCATGCAAGGTCGGAGGCGCGGGATCGAATTTGTCATTGCCGCTGCCGTCCTGATCGCGGTATCGGTGTTCTCCGCTCCGGCTCACGCCACCGGCCCGATCACCCTCGAAGGCGAGAACATCGTCGATCGCGTGGAGGTCCTGGGAGATCGTCGGGACGAATTGCAGAACGCCATCGATCGGATCGATGTGGAACAGAATATCGGAATCTATGTCGTTTTCATCGACACCTTTGGAGACCGTGGTCCCGATACCTGGGCCCACACGACCGCGCGTCGTTCGGATCTGGGAAGCCGAGATCTGCTTCTGGTCATTGCCACGGAGGACCACCGTTATACCTGGAGTGTTGAGAAAAGCTTTCCTCTGAGCGACAAGCAGTTGGAAGAGGTCGCCAAGAAAGCCGTCGAACCGGAACTCGCGCGGGACCGGTGGGCTCAAGCCGCGTTGGGCGCGGCGAACGGTTGTGAGGCGGCCGCCGCCGGTGAAACGATTCCCTCCGCCAAACCCGACGCCCGAACGACGTATCGGATTATCGCCCTGGCGTCGGCTCTGGCCGTCGTGATCGCCGGAACGGTTGGAATATACCGATGGAAAACCCGTCGCGGCGAGAAGTGAACCGGCGTGAGTCGTGTGACGATCGCTTGCGGCCGAGGAGGTCGAGCCACACTGCGACGGGCCCGATAAACTCGGGTAGGCGATTTCGCCACTGAGTTGAAGCGACGTTCGTAAAGGGGTTTCAGGTGCCGACACCGCCGGAATTGGAATGGCAGGACCGCATCGATCACATCCTGGACAATCTTCCCGCGGCGACGTGGACGGCGTACGGGGAACTAGGGCGAGCCGTGGGGCGTGGGCCACGTCAGGTCGCTCGATATCTCAGTACCGAAGGCACCCGCAACGCCTACCGCGTGCTGCGCTCGAACGGGCGCGTTTCCGACGGGTTCCACTGGAATCATCCCGAACATAAGACCGCACGTGAGGTCTTGAGTGAAGAGGGGATTCACTTTGATCGCTCCGGTCGGGCCGACCCTCACCGTCGGCTTGACGCCGACGACCTCATCGAGCTCATGCGAGACTACGTCCCGTACTTATGTGAGCGTAAAAGGGGACGAGGGCAGCCCGTCTACGGCCTTGTCAGCGGCTCGGCCCGATTCCGCCCGGCCGGTTGCGGGCCGGCGTGCGGTTCGTGAACGATCACCATTGGATCGTGCAGATACCGCTTCCGCAGGCGTCGTAGCCCAGTGGGTTTTTGTGGAGGTATTGCTGGTGGTAGTCCTCCGCGAGCCAAAAATCACCGGCCGTGT
It encodes the following:
- a CDS encoding polyprenyl synthetase family protein; protein product: MTLFDGQFDDERNAIDSALRKNLAALPEKVRDVATYHFGWTDQDGTPVEGRQGKRLRPLLTLLIGRGLGADSEQVLPAAVAVELIHNFSLLHDDVIDEDEYRRARRTAWAAFGRPAAILVGDSLHALAFEVLGGMEVDRLPTATALLGNTVNRLIRGQMSDVHFERRSRVELNECTVMATDKTASLLETATLLGALSASDDHEVGQRAGAFGYHLGLLFQHVDDLLGIWGDPAKTGKSTYSDLANRKKSLPIVAALESSRAEATLLRDYYYRDTATDDASLADMARLVEECGGRDASRESARVHHRAACDALEDLPLEETIKAQLHTVATDLINRES
- a CDS encoding YhjD/YihY/BrkB family envelope integrity protein; its protein translation is MTSRLASAVRAIGRTSIGRAVTTFFSRNRTDNAAGLTYYSVLSLFPALIVGVSVIGMLDPGATGRFLANFNDVLPESVLSLLDKVVGNLQSNRQAAGAVALLGTLTSLWAAGNYIAAFGRAGDLVTGTDTGRAWWKTLLVRLGLTAGCGLLAIVGVITVTSGSSVASTVGGLWGQPDATAALWGWLRWLVLAAVIITITVVLYRYAPSRNLAARELIPGALLGMVLAVAASAAFGMYVSSVADYDATYGSLAGVIIFLVWLWLLNTVLLLGFQYGVTRGESAPANGGAEEEG
- a CDS encoding MGMT family protein, with product MPTPPELEWQDRIDHILDNLPAATWTAYGELGRAVGRGPRQVARYLSTEGTRNAYRVLRSNGRVSDGFHWNHPEHKTAREVLSEEGIHFDRSGRADPHRRLDADDLIELMRDYVPYLCERKRGRGQPVYGLVSGSARFRPAGCGPACGS
- the ispH gene encoding 4-hydroxy-3-methylbut-2-enyl diphosphate reductase; protein product: MVQPRTLLLASPRSFCAGVERAIAIVERLLEQHGPPIYVYNHIVHNLHIVEDLSQRGVVFVHDLTEVPSDARLVFSAHGVAPALHEEAKERRLDTVDATCPLVSKVHAGVHRALKDGRHVILIGHQGHDESNGVVGIDPEHITLVETVADVRRLDVPDRPLAYACQTTLSQTESADIIAELEARFPHIVPPSGDDICYATTNRQNALDAVVDEADVALILGSRYSSNTTRLWELAARNNTPAHLIADSSDIRDEWLDEGATVAITAGASSPPTLVDEVVEHLSELGPVQVEERVHARENVQFQLPLKVRS
- a CDS encoding TPM domain-containing protein, which gives rise to MQGRRRGIEFVIAAAVLIAVSVFSAPAHATGPITLEGENIVDRVEVLGDRRDELQNAIDRIDVEQNIGIYVVFIDTFGDRGPDTWAHTTARRSDLGSRDLLLVIATEDHRYTWSVEKSFPLSDKQLEEVAKKAVEPELARDRWAQAALGAANGCEAAAAGETIPSAKPDARTTYRIIALASALAVVIAGTVGIYRWKTRRGEK